One Luteibacter sp. 9135 DNA segment encodes these proteins:
- a CDS encoding F0F1 ATP synthase subunit epsilon codes for MTHTIRVDIVSAEAEIYSGEATLVVATGELGELGIAPRHAPLITRLKPGHVDVVGTNGDRQQFYVSGGILEVQPQVVTILADTAARAADLDEAAALKAKEEAEAALSQRGPQMDVAEAQAKLAEALAQLQALERMRKTLKH; via the coding sequence ATGACCCACACCATCCGCGTCGACATCGTCAGCGCCGAAGCCGAGATCTACTCCGGCGAAGCCACGCTCGTGGTCGCCACCGGTGAACTCGGCGAGCTGGGTATCGCGCCGCGTCACGCGCCGCTGATCACCCGCCTCAAGCCGGGCCACGTGGACGTGGTCGGCACCAACGGCGACCGCCAGCAGTTCTATGTGTCCGGTGGCATCCTGGAAGTGCAGCCGCAGGTGGTGACGATCCTCGCCGATACGGCGGCCCGCGCCGCCGACCTCGACGAGGCCGCCGCCCTGAAGGCCAAGGAAGAAGCCGAGGCCGCCCTGTCCCAGCGCGGCCCGCAGATGGACGTCGCCGAGGCCCAGGCCAAGCTGGCGGAGGCCCTGGCGCAGCTGCAGGCGCTGGAGCGCATGCGCAAGACGCTCAAGCACTGA
- the atpD gene encoding F0F1 ATP synthase subunit beta, with the protein MSQGKVVQIIGAVVDVEFPRDQVPQVYDALKIDGTEITLEVQQQLGDGIVRTIALGSTDGLRRNLLARNTGEGIKVPVGAATLGRIMDVLGNPIDEAGPIGEKEQWVIHREAPSYDEQAAANELLETGIKVIDLMCPFAKGGKVGLFGGAGVGKTVNMMELINNIAKAHSGLSVFAGVGERTREGNDFYHEMKDSNVLDKVAMVYGQMNEPPGNRLRVALTGLTMAEYFRDEKDETGKGKDVLLFVDNIYRYTLAGTEVSALLGRMPSAVGYQPTLAEEMGVLQERITSTKTGSITSIQAVYVPADDLTDPSPATTFAHLDATVTLSRDIASLGIYPAVDPLASSSRQLDASVIGQEHYDIARRVQGTLQRYKELKDIIAILGMDELSPEDKASVSRARKIERFFSQPFHVAEVFTGSPGKYVALKETIRGFKMILDGDLDHLPEQAFYMVGGIDEAIKKGEEMGAKKAA; encoded by the coding sequence ATGAGCCAGGGTAAAGTTGTTCAGATCATCGGCGCCGTCGTCGACGTCGAATTCCCGCGCGACCAGGTGCCGCAGGTATACGACGCACTGAAGATCGACGGTACCGAGATCACCCTCGAAGTGCAGCAGCAGCTCGGCGACGGCATCGTGCGCACCATCGCGCTCGGTTCCACCGACGGCCTGCGCCGTAACCTCCTCGCCCGCAACACCGGCGAAGGCATCAAGGTGCCGGTCGGCGCGGCCACGCTCGGCCGCATCATGGACGTGCTGGGCAACCCGATCGACGAAGCCGGCCCCATCGGCGAGAAGGAACAGTGGGTCATCCACCGCGAAGCCCCGTCCTACGACGAGCAGGCCGCGGCCAATGAACTACTGGAAACCGGCATCAAGGTCATCGACCTGATGTGCCCGTTCGCCAAGGGCGGCAAGGTCGGCCTGTTCGGCGGCGCCGGCGTGGGCAAGACGGTCAACATGATGGAACTCATCAACAACATCGCCAAGGCGCACTCGGGTCTGTCCGTGTTCGCCGGCGTGGGTGAGCGTACCCGTGAGGGGAACGACTTCTACCACGAGATGAAGGATTCCAACGTCCTGGACAAGGTCGCGATGGTCTACGGCCAGATGAACGAGCCGCCGGGCAACCGCCTGCGCGTCGCGCTCACCGGTCTCACCATGGCCGAGTACTTCCGCGACGAGAAGGACGAAACGGGCAAGGGCAAGGACGTGCTGCTGTTCGTCGACAACATCTACCGCTACACGCTGGCCGGTACCGAAGTGTCCGCGCTGCTCGGCCGCATGCCGTCGGCCGTGGGTTACCAGCCGACGCTGGCCGAGGAAATGGGCGTCCTGCAGGAGCGCATCACCTCGACCAAGACCGGCTCGATCACCTCGATCCAGGCCGTGTACGTGCCCGCGGATGACCTTACCGATCCGTCGCCGGCCACCACCTTCGCGCATCTGGACGCCACCGTTACCCTGAGCCGCGATATCGCTTCGCTGGGTATCTACCCGGCCGTGGATCCGCTGGCTTCCAGCAGCCGCCAGCTCGACGCCTCGGTGATCGGCCAGGAGCACTACGACATCGCCCGTCGCGTGCAGGGCACCCTGCAGCGCTACAAGGAGCTGAAGGACATCATCGCCATCCTGGGCATGGACGAGCTGTCGCCGGAAGACAAGGCCTCGGTGTCGCGCGCCCGCAAGATCGAGCGCTTCTTCTCGCAGCCGTTCCACGTGGCCGAGGTGTTCACCGGCTCGCCGGGCAAGTACGTCGCGCTGAAGGAAACGATCCGCGGCTTCAAGATGATTCTCGACGGCGACCTCGACCACCTGCCGGAGCAGGCGTTCTACATGGTCGGCGGCATCGACGAAGCCATCAAGAAGGGCGAAGAGATGGGTGCCAAGAAGGCCGCGTAA
- the atpG gene encoding F0F1 ATP synthase subunit gamma gives MASGREIKTKIKSTQNMRKVTRALEMVSASKIRKAQDLMKASRPYARLMRKVIAHVAQASTDFTHPFLTEREKVARVGFIVVSTDRGLAGGLNSNLFRRTLTSIREWQDKGAEIDVVAIGQKAVQFFRRIKGVNLIGTATHLGEKPKLEDVIGVIKVVLDGYSDNKLDRVFLVYNDFVNTIVQKPTIEALLPVSLVAKELESAEGDAAKGVKVEQTHDWDYIYEPDARTVLEHLMTRYIESVVYQATLENLASEHAARMVAMKAASDNANKVIGELTLVYNKARQAAITQEISEIVGGAAAV, from the coding sequence ATGGCTAGCGGCCGCGAAATCAAAACCAAGATCAAGAGCACGCAGAACATGCGCAAGGTGACGCGTGCGCTCGAAATGGTCTCGGCGTCGAAGATCCGCAAGGCGCAGGACCTGATGAAGGCCTCGCGTCCGTATGCGCGTCTCATGCGCAAGGTGATCGCGCACGTGGCCCAGGCCAGCACGGACTTCACCCATCCGTTCCTCACCGAGCGGGAAAAAGTCGCGCGCGTGGGCTTCATCGTGGTGTCGACCGACCGCGGCCTTGCGGGCGGCCTCAATTCCAACCTGTTCCGTCGCACGCTGACCTCGATCCGCGAGTGGCAGGACAAGGGTGCCGAGATCGACGTGGTGGCCATCGGTCAGAAGGCCGTGCAGTTCTTCCGTCGCATCAAGGGCGTGAACCTGATCGGCACGGCGACCCACCTCGGTGAGAAGCCCAAGCTCGAAGACGTCATCGGCGTGATCAAGGTCGTGCTCGACGGCTACAGCGACAACAAGCTCGACCGTGTCTTCCTGGTCTACAACGACTTCGTGAACACCATCGTGCAGAAGCCGACCATCGAGGCGTTGCTGCCGGTGTCGCTGGTCGCGAAGGAACTGGAAAGCGCCGAAGGCGATGCCGCCAAGGGCGTCAAGGTCGAGCAGACGCACGATTGGGACTACATCTACGAACCCGATGCGCGCACGGTGCTCGAGCACCTGATGACGCGTTACATCGAGTCGGTGGTGTACCAGGCCACGCTGGAGAACCTCGCCAGCGAACACGCCGCGCGCATGGTCGCCATGAAGGCCGCCTCCGACAACGCCAACAAAGTCATCGGCGAACTGACGCTGGTCTACAACAAGGCGCGCCAGGCAGCGATCACCCAGGAAATCTCGGAGATCGTCGGCGGCGCCGCCGCGGTCTGA
- the atpA gene encoding F0F1 ATP synthase subunit alpha, which translates to MSSTTLNPSEISELIKTRIEQFKLGAEARNEGTIISVSDGIVRIHGLADVMQGEMIELPNDTYALALNLERDSVGAVVLGEYQHLREGDAAKTTGRILEVPVGPGLLGRVVDALGNPIDGKGPIDAVGTSPVEKVAPGVIWRQSVDQPMQTGYKSIDSMIPIGRGQRELIIGDRQTGKTAVAIDAIINQKDSGIKCIYVAIGQKRSSIANVVRKLEQNGALANTIVVVASASEAAALQYVAPYSGCAMGEYFRDRGEDALIVYDDLSKQAVAYRQISLLLKRPPGREAYPGDVFYLHSRLLERASRVSAEYVEKMTNGEVTGKTGSLTALPIIETQAGDVSAFVPTNVISITDGQIFLETDLFNAGIRPPVNAGISVSRVGGAAQTKIIKKLSGGVKLALAQYRELAAFAQFASDLDAATRAQLDRGQRVTELMKQAQYSPLSIAELGVSVYAAEKGYLDDLPVNKVLAFEKGLHAFMRQNHGDLMTKIDATGDWDKDIEATFKSAADEFKKTGSW; encoded by the coding sequence ATGTCCAGCACCACACTGAATCCGTCCGAGATCAGCGAGCTGATCAAGACCCGCATCGAGCAGTTCAAGCTCGGCGCCGAGGCACGCAACGAAGGCACGATCATCAGCGTGTCCGACGGTATCGTGCGCATCCACGGCCTGGCCGACGTGATGCAGGGCGAAATGATCGAACTGCCCAACGACACCTACGCTCTCGCGCTGAACCTCGAGCGCGACTCGGTCGGCGCCGTGGTGCTCGGTGAGTACCAGCACCTGCGCGAAGGCGATGCCGCCAAGACCACCGGCCGCATCCTCGAAGTGCCGGTCGGCCCGGGCCTGCTCGGCCGCGTCGTCGACGCGCTGGGCAACCCGATCGACGGCAAGGGCCCGATCGACGCCGTGGGCACCAGCCCGGTCGAGAAGGTCGCGCCGGGCGTCATCTGGCGCCAGTCGGTCGACCAGCCGATGCAGACGGGCTACAAGTCCATCGACTCGATGATCCCGATCGGCCGCGGCCAGCGCGAGCTGATCATCGGCGACCGCCAGACGGGCAAGACCGCCGTGGCCATCGACGCGATCATCAACCAGAAAGACTCGGGCATTAAGTGCATCTACGTCGCCATCGGCCAGAAGCGCAGCTCCATCGCCAACGTCGTGCGCAAGCTCGAGCAGAACGGCGCGCTGGCCAACACCATCGTGGTAGTGGCCTCCGCGTCCGAAGCCGCCGCGCTGCAGTACGTCGCGCCGTATTCCGGCTGCGCCATGGGCGAGTACTTCCGTGACCGCGGCGAAGACGCGCTCATCGTGTACGACGATCTCTCCAAGCAGGCCGTGGCCTACCGTCAGATCTCGCTGCTGCTGAAGCGCCCGCCGGGCCGCGAAGCCTACCCCGGCGACGTCTTCTATCTCCACTCGCGCCTGCTCGAGCGCGCCTCGCGCGTCAGCGCCGAGTACGTGGAAAAGATGACCAACGGCGAAGTGACCGGCAAGACCGGTTCGCTCACCGCGCTGCCGATCATCGAGACCCAGGCCGGCGACGTCTCCGCGTTCGTTCCGACCAACGTCATCTCGATCACCGACGGCCAGATCTTCCTCGAGACCGATCTGTTCAACGCCGGTATCCGTCCGCCGGTCAACGCCGGTATCTCGGTGTCACGCGTCGGTGGTGCCGCCCAGACCAAGATCATCAAGAAGCTGTCCGGTGGCGTGAAGTTGGCCCTCGCGCAGTACCGTGAGCTGGCTGCGTTCGCGCAGTTCGCCTCGGACCTGGACGCGGCGACCCGCGCACAGCTCGATCGTGGCCAGCGCGTCACCGAGCTGATGAAGCAGGCGCAGTACTCGCCCCTGTCCATCGCCGAGCTCGGCGTGTCGGTTTACGCAGCCGAGAAGGGCTACCTCGACGACCTGCCGGTCAACAAGGTACTGGCGTTCGAGAAGGGTCTGCATGCCTTCATGCGCCAGAACCACGGCGACCTGATGACGAAGATCGACGCCACCGGCGACTGGGACAAGGACATCGAGGCGACCTTCAAGTCGGCCGCCGACGAGTTCAAGAAGACCGGTAGCTGGTAA
- a CDS encoding F0F1 ATP synthase subunit delta, whose product MAQALTLARPYARAAFEVAQASGSLADWSSALNFAALVAADQRVAGLGNDPRVSPAQLVALHLPEGMAAGTPFASFLDELADNRRMALLPEIAALYDDYKRESESTLRVKVTSALDLDAAEADTLRASLKRRFKREIELDTHVDPALLGGVVIDTGEQVIDGSARGRLQRLASALAH is encoded by the coding sequence ATGGCCCAGGCGCTCACCCTTGCCCGTCCCTACGCACGTGCCGCCTTCGAAGTGGCGCAGGCGTCAGGGTCGCTAGCCGACTGGTCGTCGGCACTGAACTTCGCGGCCCTGGTCGCGGCGGATCAGCGCGTCGCCGGCCTCGGCAACGATCCGCGCGTGTCGCCGGCCCAGCTGGTCGCGCTGCACCTGCCCGAGGGCATGGCGGCCGGCACGCCGTTCGCGTCGTTCCTCGACGAACTGGCCGACAACCGCCGCATGGCGCTCCTGCCGGAAATCGCAGCGCTCTACGACGACTACAAGCGTGAGTCGGAGTCGACGTTGCGGGTCAAGGTCACGAGCGCGCTGGATCTCGACGCCGCCGAGGCGGACACGCTTCGCGCCTCGCTGAAGCGCCGCTTCAAGCGTGAGATCGAACTGGATACGCACGTCGATCCGGCGCTGCTCGGGGGTGTCGTCATCGACACCGGCGAGCAGGTCATCGACGGTTCGGCGCGCGGCCGCCTGCAGCGGCTGGCCAGCGCGCTGGCGCACTGA
- a CDS encoding F0F1 ATP synthase subunit B, whose protein sequence is MEINMTFLGQMISFAILVWFTTKFIWPQLNGAIEERQKKVAEGLAAAERARAELKDADAKVATEIKQARVQSTDIIDKAQQQANQILEKARADAIEEINRLKASAQDEIASMAQRAREQLREQVGALAVRGAEKIVQREIDPAAHKALLDQLAAEI, encoded by the coding sequence ATGGAAATCAACATGACCTTCCTGGGCCAGATGATCTCTTTTGCGATCCTGGTCTGGTTCACCACCAAGTTCATCTGGCCCCAGCTCAACGGTGCCATCGAAGAACGCCAGAAGAAGGTGGCCGAAGGGCTCGCCGCGGCGGAGCGCGCTCGCGCCGAGCTGAAGGATGCCGACGCCAAGGTCGCCACCGAGATCAAGCAGGCCCGCGTGCAGTCGACGGACATCATCGACAAGGCTCAGCAGCAGGCCAACCAGATTCTCGAGAAGGCCCGCGCCGATGCGATCGAAGAGATCAACCGCCTGAAGGCTTCGGCCCAGGACGAGATCGCCTCGATGGCCCAGCGTGCCCGTGAACAGCTGCGCGAACAGGTCGGCGCCCTCGCCGTCCGCGGCGCGGAAAAAATCGTCCAGCGCGAAATCGATCCGGCGGCCCACAAGGCCCTGCTCGACCAGCTCGCTGCCGAGATCTGA
- the atpE gene encoding F0F1 ATP synthase subunit C: protein MELTALFAHVQGMTAIAIGVIIGLGALGACLGIAIMGSKFLESAARQPELVPLLQGRMFLLAGLIDAAFIIGLAIALLLAFSNPLIGVLRTAAGG, encoded by the coding sequence ATGGAACTCACCGCACTCTTCGCACACGTGCAGGGCATGACCGCCATCGCCATCGGCGTGATCATCGGCCTCGGCGCGCTCGGCGCCTGCCTCGGCATCGCGATCATGGGCTCGAAGTTCCTCGAGTCGGCCGCGCGTCAGCCGGAACTGGTTCCGCTGCTGCAGGGCCGCATGTTCCTGCTCGCCGGCCTGATCGACGCCGCGTTCATCATCGGCCTCGCCATCGCGCTGCTGCTCGCCTTCTCCAACCCGCTGATCGGCGTCCTGCGCACCGCCGCCGGCGGCTAA
- the atpB gene encoding F0F1 ATP synthase subunit A — MASEPQGGLTEYIQHHLGHLTVNFSADHFWFWNLRVDSLVVSFVLGAIFCLWFWLFARKATSGVPSKGQALVELAIEFVDTQVKDTFHGDRRTVTPLALSIFMWVFLMNAMDLLPVDLAGWLVHLFAGADVAEKVHFRGVPTADINTTVGLSVAVLFIVIGHGIKAKGGFGFGKEMLTAPFHAHNPVVKLVLVIPNLLLNVVETLSKPVSLAMRLFGNMYGGELVFMLIAGLMVSWIGFVPGVVFNTAWAIFHILIIALQAFIFMMLTIVYIATAREHH; from the coding sequence ATGGCGAGCGAACCGCAAGGCGGTCTGACCGAATACATCCAGCACCACCTGGGCCACCTGACGGTGAATTTCAGCGCCGATCATTTCTGGTTCTGGAATCTCCGCGTCGACTCCCTCGTGGTGTCGTTCGTACTGGGTGCCATCTTCTGCCTGTGGTTCTGGCTGTTCGCCCGCAAGGCGACTTCCGGCGTACCTTCCAAGGGCCAGGCACTGGTTGAACTGGCGATCGAGTTCGTCGACACGCAGGTGAAGGACACCTTCCACGGCGACCGCCGCACGGTCACGCCGCTGGCGCTGTCCATCTTCATGTGGGTGTTCCTGATGAACGCCATGGACCTGCTGCCGGTGGATCTGGCCGGCTGGCTGGTGCATCTTTTCGCTGGCGCCGATGTCGCCGAAAAGGTTCACTTCCGCGGCGTGCCCACCGCGGACATCAACACCACCGTCGGCCTTTCCGTCGCCGTGCTGTTCATCGTCATCGGCCACGGCATCAAGGCCAAGGGCGGTTTCGGGTTCGGCAAGGAGATGCTCACCGCGCCGTTCCACGCCCACAACCCGGTCGTGAAGCTGGTGCTGGTCATCCCGAACCTGCTGCTCAACGTCGTCGAAACCCTGTCGAAGCCCGTGTCGCTCGCGATGCGACTCTTCGGCAACATGTACGGTGGCGAATTGGTGTTCATGCTGATCGCCGGCCTGATGGTGAGCTGGATCGGCTTCGTGCCCGGCGTCGTGTTCAACACGGCGTGGGCGATCTTCCACATCCTGATCATCGCCCTGCAGGCGTTCATCTTCATGATGCTGACGATCGTCTACATCGCCACGGCGCGTGAACACCACTAA
- a CDS encoding ATP synthase subunit I, whose product MLNSLAAGRHLALRVVIAQFVVAVVAGLVFLLQGRAAGMAAFAGALIVAIATALLAARAFSALGGGGAMYARLLAGTILRWIVLIGGMALILVQWKLPFLPALVGLVAGFTVNVFAFRFKG is encoded by the coding sequence TTGCTCAACAGTCTTGCCGCCGGTCGTCATCTCGCCTTGCGCGTCGTTATCGCGCAGTTCGTGGTGGCCGTTGTCGCGGGACTCGTGTTTCTACTGCAGGGGCGTGCCGCCGGTATGGCCGCATTTGCAGGGGCCCTGATCGTCGCTATCGCTACCGCGCTGCTTGCCGCGCGAGCTTTCAGCGCGCTGGGCGGAGGCGGAGCGATGTATGCCAGGCTCCTGGCGGGAACGATCCTTCGCTGGATCGTCCTCATCGGTGGCATGGCGCTCATTCTGGTCCAGTGGAAACTGCCATTCTTGCCCGCCCTGGTGGGCCTGGTGGCCGGTTTCACGGTCAACGTATTTGCATTCAGATTCAAGGGTTGA